From the Streptococcus hyointestinalis genome, the window TTGGCGAAGTCACCTGTTGGATGCAAGGGCTCTTTTTACGTGGCTGTTTTTCGGGATAAATATTACTACAAGGTGCTGCGCTTTAGCGACCACAAGGCAGCTGTCCCTTATCTGGCTATTCCAACGATTGACTACACGGTATCACGGTCGGTTTTACGAGCTCGCATTGAAAAAGCTTTGAACGAGCCGTGGGTACGCTTTACTTTTGAGTCCTTTTATGCGCTCAAGGTGATTGAAAAATGGGCAGAACATCGTGTGTCTATCTTTTATGAGAGGGCTTATAAACAAAAGAAATATCACAAACACTCATTTTATCTAATAGAAGATTACGCTCTTGAAGGAAAGCGCATTTATAGTTTGTTAGTTTCTATATAGTATGTGTTATACTATACTTATGAAAAGTTACGGAATAGATTTTAGAAAACGAGTTATTAATTATGTAGAGGCTGGTCATTCCAAAAAAGAAACGTGTCAGTTATTTGGAATTAGCACTAATACACTGTATCTGTGGGAGAAACAACTCAAAGAACTAGGTCATTTGGAGCGCCAAAAAAGAAAACCAAGCCCTCGCAAATTGCCATTGGATAAGTTAGAAGCCTATGTCAAGGAACATCCAGATGCTTTCTTAAGGGAAATTGCAGAGCATTTTGACTGTAGTATTCCCTCAGTTTGGGCTGCCTTAAAAAACTGAACATCACTTTAAAAAAAGACCACAACCTATAAAGAACAAGATAGCGAAAAGGTGAGACGCTATCTTGATGTTTTAGCCTGCTTTCCAAACACCCCTATTGTTTATATTGATGAGACTGGCATTGATACTTATCTTTATCGTCACAAAGCTAGAGCACCTCGAGGGGAGAAAGTATACGACAAGGTAAGTGGACGCAGATTCGAAAGAATTTCGGTAGTAGCTGGTCAAATTGGTTCTAAAATTATAGCCCCCTTGCTTTATCATGGAACGATGACAGCGGAATTATTTATCAAGTGGTATCAGGAGCAGCTATTGCCATCCTTGATAGAACCCCATGTC encodes:
- a CDS encoding IS630 transposase-related protein, which codes for MKSYGIDFRKRVINYVEAGHSKKETCQLFGISTNTLYLWEKQLKELGHLERQKRKPSPRKLPLDKLEAYVKEHPDAFLREIAEHFDCSIPSVWAALKN